A region of Ahaetulla prasina isolate Xishuangbanna chromosome 12, ASM2864084v1, whole genome shotgun sequence DNA encodes the following proteins:
- the CIAO2B gene encoding cytosolic iron-sulfur assembly component 2B has product MRLPTPEVGRAAAGPSIVGPRPSVFMVGPLGGGGGGSLENANPLVYRRQSERPTTAREQDEELPDAIDDREIFDLIRGIHDPEHPLTLEELNVVEQLRVQVSDPESAVSVEFTPTIPHCSMATLIGLSIKVKLIRSLPERFKVDVHITPGTHASEHAVNKQLADKERVAAALENMHLLQVVNQCLSGRS; this is encoded by the exons ATGCGCTTGCCTACGCCGGAAGTAGGCCGCGCCGCAGCCGGGCCTTCCATTGTCGGCCCCCGGCCTTCAGTCTTCATGGTGGGCCcgctcggcggcggcggcggcgggagttTGGAGAACGCCAACCCCCTGGTTTACCGGCGCCAGAGCGAGCGGCCCACTACGGCCCGTGAGCAGGATGAGGAGCTGCCCGACGCCATCGACGACCGCGAGATCTTCGAT CTCATCCGCGGCATCCACGACCCCGAGCACCCGCTGACCCTGGAGGAGCTGAACGTGGTGGAGCAGCTCCGTGTGCAG GTGAGCGACCCCGAGAGCGCCGTGTCGGTGGAGTTCACGCCCACGATCCCGCACTGCAGCATGGCGACCCTGATCGGCCTCTCCATCAAAGTGAAGCTGATCCGGTCCCTCCCGGAGAGGTTCAAG GTGGATGTCCACATAACACCTGGGACACATGCTTCTGAGCACGCAG TAAACAAGCAACTTGCTGACAAAGAGAGAGTGGCGGCCGCCTTAGAGAACATGCACTTGCTCCAGGTGGTGAACCAGTGCTTGTCGGGACGATCttag